ATAAAAAAATATATACAAATTTAGAACAAGAAAAAAAATAATATTGACATAGCATAAAAAAATAAGTTATTATAATTAAAGTAGATAATAACTTGTTTTTTTATTATGCAGATGTGGCGGAATCGGCAGACGCGCTATCTTGAGGGGGTAGTGAAGGTATCTTCGTATGGGTTCAAGTCCCATCATCTGCACCAAAAGACATTAAAATTAATTTATAATTTTAATGTCTTTTTAAGTTATATATAAAGTTTTTTAGAATAACTTTTCTATGATTTTTTTAATTATACATATTTATTAATTAAAAAGTATGCTAAAATATATATAAGTCAATGAATGGTGTACATATATGTGAAAGATTTGTTTTAATATATAACTTTAAGGAGTGAATAAATATGAAAAACAATAAAAAGATAAGAAATAAAGAGAATTTATTAACTTTGGACAACTATCTAAGAGATTTTATAGTAGAAAATTTGGATACTATTAATATAGCAGGGAAAGCACTTAAACTATATGAAGGTGAAAATGGAGAAAGTGGAATAGCTTTAAATACAGATGTTGGAGTTATAGATGTGTTGGCTACAGATGAAGAAGAACATTTTGTAGTATTTCATATAAGATTAAACAAAGCAAATGAAGGAACTATAGGTCAAACTTTAAAGTATATGGGATGGGTTAAAAATGAATTAGCTAAAGAAAAAAAAGTTTTAGGGATTATAGTTGCTAAAGAGTTTGATAAAAATTTAAAGTATGCAGTAACTCAGGTAGAGAACGTGAACTTATTCCAATATAAGTTAGATTTTAATATAGGACCGGCAGAAATTAATTAAAAAAGTATTAAATTTTAGATATTATATTATTTTAAGTTTTATTAGATAAATTAGTAATATCTATCTAATATTTAATAAAATTTCACTCACTTATTAAATCACATCTTAAATACCTTATTTATTGTAGCTAAATTGTATATATTAGCATATAAAGATTATATAAGAAGTAATTAGGAGTGATATTTTGAGAGCGATTTTACTTCAATATATGCTAATTATATTTCTAGTTATTGGTATTGGATATGTTTTTTATTTAATTAAAGATAAAAGTATTGAACTTCATAATGACTATTTTGGATTTAACTATTCTATATTAAATACTTTAAAAAGTGATGAATGTAATAGAAGTAATATAAAAACCATATTAAAAATAATTGGTGAAGTTGTTAAATATATAGAGATAGAATATTTTAATGAACCTAATGATAAAAAAGAAGATGAGGCAGTTAAATTAGTATATGAGCTTGTAAAAGAGGCTGGTTTTGAAAGTCCTATAGATGATATAAGTATCAGATATTTAATACGTATTAGTGTAGCTATGCTTCCATCTAAACAGGAGTTTAGGGAGTTTAGAGAGGATAAGAAAAACAATAAATAATAGAACTGGTTTAATAAAAATAGAAATTGCAAGGTTAGTAGTAACTTTGCAATTTCTATTTTTTTATGCTATTATATTTAACTATTGATATATAAAATACTATAGATATAACAAATAGTTTGGAGGAGGTAAAATGCTTCAATTAATAGAATATAGTGATATTAAAGAAGGAGATTTACTTATAGATGTTAGAAGTCCTAAAGAATACGAAGAGTATAAAATTAATGGTGCTTTAAATATTCCTATACTTGATAATGAAGAACGAAAAATAGTAGGTACTTTATACAAAGAGGACGTAGAAAAAGCAAAAATAGAAGGCGTTAATATAGGTTCAAAAAAGCTATCAATGATATTTGAGGAAGTATTAAAACTTCAGAAAAGCAATAAGAGACTTGTATTTTACTGTGCGAGAGGTGGTATGAGAAGTGGCATACTAGCATCCATGTTGGGGGCTTTAGGACTTAAAGTATATAAAGTTCAAGGTGGATATAAGGCTTATAGAAAATATATTATTGAAGAACTCCCGAAATTAAATGAGAATATTAATTATATTGTTCTACATGGGAATACAGGAGTAGGTAAAACTAAAATTCTTAAATTTTTACATAGTTTAGGGTGTGATATATTAGATCTTGAGGGATGTGCCAATCATAGAGGTTCAATTTTAGGTGGAGTTGGTCTTTCCAGAATAGAAACGCAAAAACAATTCGAGTCTAATGTATATGATTCGTTAAAAAATATCAACAGTAAATTTGTTTTTGTAGAAGCAGAAAGTAGAAGAATAGGAAATGTATTTATACCTGATTATATTCATGATAAAATGAAGTTAGGAAAACATATATTTGTAGATGCCTCTTTAGAATTTAGAATAAATGTGATTTTAGAAGAATATTTAAAAGAGAGCAATGCTAAAGAAGAAATACTTCAATGTTTAGAGAAATTAGAAAGATATATATCAAAAGAAAATATAAATAGGTATAAATATTTAATAGAGAATGGAAATTATCATGATGTAGTAGGAGAACTAATGGAAAAATATTATGATCCTATGTATACACATACGTCTAATAATTATGATTATAGTCTAGAATTAGAAGTAAAAAGTATAGAAGATGCATCCACTCAAATATATAATTTCTATAAAAATAATTTTAAGTAGGGTGATTCTATGAAGAGGGTTATTTTTAAAAATGGCCTAAGATTTATTTATAAACATGTAGAAAATAATTTAACATCTTTTGCTGTATCTTTTGAAGCAGGAGCAAATGTAGAAATCAATGAAAAAGAGTATGGTATAGCGCATGTAGCAGAGCATATGGTTTATAAAGGAACTAAAAATTATACAGAAGAGGAAATTAACAAAAAATTAGATGAATTATTTGGGTTTAACAATGCCATGACAAATTATCCTTATGTAGTTTATTATGGAACATTATTATCACAGGATTTTGCAGAAGGATTTGAACTTTATTCAGATATAATTTTAAACCCCACCTTTCCAAATAAGGGATTTAAAGAAGAAATAGATGTTATTTGTGAAGAGCTTAAAGAATGGAAAGAGGATACACATCAATTTTGTGAAGATGAACTTTTATATAATTCTTTTGATAGAAGAAGAATTAAAGAACGTATTATAGGAAAAGAAGATATCTTAAAAACTATAACTTTAAATCAAGTAAAGGACTTTTATAATAAATTTTATAGGGCGGATAATTGCGTTATATCCGTAGTATCTTCTTTAGAATTTGAAAGAGTATTTGACATAATAAATAGCATATATGGTAATTGGTATAATGTTTTGGAAGAAAAGAGCAAATGTATAGAAGAAAAGAACATATATGAAAATAACAATGAAGGGATATATGTTAAGAATATAGATGGGTTAGAGGGAGCGAAAGTACAGATTTTGTTTCCTATAGATAGTTTATCTGATGATGAGGTAAAGGCACTTAGAATATTTAATGTAGCTTTTGGAGAAGGGACCAGTGGAATTTTATACGATGAGATTAGAACTAAAAATGCTCTTGCTTACGAAGTAGGAACTACTATAAAGAATGAAAAGGGTATAAAGGTATATAAGATTTTTTTAGGTACCTCCAAAAGTAAGACAATGCAATCAATTAGCATTATAAAAAATAAAATTGAAGAGATAAAACAAAACAAAGGATTCTTTACGAAAGAAAAAGTTGATACATTAATTAAATCATTAGAACTTAAAAGAGCTATAGCATTAGAAAAGTCTATACAACAAAGTGTTAGCTTAAGTGTGTATGAAATAATGTATGGAGAATGTGGAGAAAAACTTATAGATAGGGAATATATATTAGAGAATTCTTATAATTCACCTTTATATTTAGAACTTAGAAATCTAAAAGAAATAGATGAGGATATGATACTAAAGGTTATAAATAAAGTTTTTCAAAATGACACTATTCAAATATTAGCATAGATATTACTTATTTATATATAGTATTTAATTAAATCACTATTAGATTTACTATAGAAAATCTAATAGTGATTTTTATAATTAAGAGTAATATATGTAATTTATATGCAGTGTTTATTCAATGTGTAGATTAATTTAATCTTTTATAAAGACATATAATATTCTTTTAAAAGAAGGGCATCTTTTTCTAAGATTGGGCTTTCACATATTATACATCCTTTTACATTAAAATCTTTCAAAGCTTTCATACATTCCATGTATTTAAAATCACTTTCTAGTAGTGGAAGGTGATTTTTTTCTCCCTTTTCCCCATAATTTATACCAGATATATGCATATGAAGGTCAGATAGAGCTTCACTTCCTAGGTTATCCTTTATATGTTGTAGTATATTTTTAAAATCATCGTAAGTTTTTAGGCAACCATTATATCTAGCGTGTATATGCGAAAAATCTATGCAAAGTCCACAAGTTTTAACCTCTTTGCATATTTCAACTAATTCTTCTAGAGAACCAAATTGAGTAGGTTTTCCTGTAGTTTCAAGTCTATATGTAACACCTAAATCAGGAAGTCTTTTTAGATTATCTTTTATAGTATTAAAAGTTTCCTCCGCTGAATCTTTTAAATAATATCCTGGATGGAATATTAAACTTCTCCCCTTAACTTTTTTTAAGGCTTCTGCACCATTTATAATTCTTTCAATAGATTTATCTATTTTTTCCTCTTCATCTGAATTAAGATTTATAAAGTAAGATCCATGAGCAGAAAGATAAAGTTTATTATTCTCCTTAGATTCTAGTACACCATCCTTATTTTTATCTGTTATATTTATAGAACGTATAAATGGGAGTTCCATAGCATCTAGACCTATAGATTTTAAGTAACTTATACCTGTTTTATATGTAAATTTAGTTTTTCCATCTCCAATGGGAAGTCCTGAAATACCAAATAATAAATTTTCCATTAAATCACTCCATTTCTACTATGATATAATAAATATATTATATTTTTATTATATCATAGTAAAGAAATATTGCCATAAATAGTATTTATAATTTGAATTTAATATTATATAATAATTATGACTAATTAGGAATAGGTGATAATGTGCAGAGTATATGGACTATAAAGAAAATAAATGGAGATCTTACGCCCCTTGTAAAACGAACAGGTATAGATCCATTATTTATAAAGATATTAATTAATCGAGGAATAAAGGATGAAAAAGATATTTTAAAGTTTTTTAAAGGTGATTTAGATAGTCTTTATGAGCCTTACTTAATGAAAGACATGGAAAAGGGTATAAGTATTATTAAAAATGCTATAGAAAGGGAGAGATGTATAGCTGTATATGGGGATTACGATGTAGATGGTGTTAGTAGTACTGTGATTTTATATAAGGGTCTTAAACGCTGTGGCGCTAAGGTTAAGTATCACGTGCCTGATAGAGAAGACGAAGGGTATGGTATGAGCATAGAAAGGATTAAAAAGCTTAAAGATGAAGGCGTAGAAGTTATAATAACTTGTGATAATGGTATTTCTGCTTTAGAGGAAGTAAAGTATGCTGTTGGACTTGGAATGGAAGTTGTGGTTACAGATCATCATCAACCACCGTTCAATCAATTGGAGAATGGGGAAAAAGAATATATTCTTCCCAATGCTCATGCAGTTATAAATCCTAATCGCAGGGATTGTGAATATCCTTTTAAGCTATTATGTGGAGCTACCATATCTTACAAATTCATTCAAGCACTATATAGACTTTTTAATATAAATAATAATGAAACCTATGAGCTTTTGCAGTATGCTGCTATAGCATCAGTCTGTGATGTAGTAGATCTGATTGATGAGAATAGAATTATTGTAAAAGAAGGTTTGAAATTAATAAATAAAACTGAAAGTATAGGACTTAAAGCTCTTTTAAAATCAATAGGTATTTTAGATAAAGAAGTTAAAGCATATAATATAGGGTTTCAAATAGGGCCTTGTATAAATGCAACAGGAAGATTAGAAACTGCTGCTTTAGCCATAGAATTGTTCTTATGTGAAGATGAGAAAAAAGCCGAATATTTGGCAAATAATCTATATGAGTTAAATAAAAAAAGAAAAGATATGACAAGTGAAAATGTAGAAGCTATAATAAAGGAATTAAACTTAAAAACTGACTCTACAGATAAAGTGATTGTTATATATAGAAAAGAAGTTCATGAGAGTATTGCGGGAATAGTTGCAGGAAGGGTAAAGGAACATTTTAATCTTCCTACAATAGTTTTAACTGATGGAAAAGAAATGCCGAAAGGGTCAGCAAGGTCTATTGAGGAATATAATATGTTTGAAGAACTTTTTAAGTGTAAAGATTTGCTTCATAAATTTGGAGGCCATCCTATGGCTGCCGGATTATCTATAGAGGAAGAGAACATAGATAAATTAAGAGAAACCCTCAATGCCAATTGTAGTTTAGAGGAAAATGATATTATGCCTAAGGTTAAATTAGACAGTACATTACCAAGAAACTTTAATAATTCAAAATTCATGGCTTATTTAGAGATTCTAGAACCTTATGGCAAGGGTAATTCCAAACCCTTATTTGGAGAAAAAAATATAGAAGTTCTGAAATTAAGTTTAATTGGAAAAAACAAAAATGTTTTAAAAATGAATTTAAAAGTCGGGTATGATATTTTAAGTGCTATAATGTTTAATAATATAGATAGTTTTATGGAATCCATAAGAAGAAATTATGGTGAGGATATTTTACAATCTTTACTTAACCAAGAAGTAAGGGGAGTTTATATGGATTTTGTTTTTTCCCTTGACATAAATAACTTTTTAGGAAAGAAAAGCGTTCAATTAATAATAAAGGATTTTAGAATAGAAAAATAAGTAGGATGTATAGCTTCTTATAAGCTATGCATCCTACTTTAAATTATTAATTACCTATCTACATCTAGTAATTAATTTTATTAACTTAAATGATTTACAATCCTAGAATTAAAGATTTCTTTCGTATTGTTCAACCATTTTTTTAACCATTTCTCCCCCAACAGAACCACATTCTTTAGAAGTTAAGTCACCGTTATATTCAGTAAAGTTTACTCCTAATTCCTTTGCAGTTTCCATTTTAAAGTTATTTAATCCTTGTCTTGCTTCTGGTACTAAATTTTTATTTCTAGCCATTTTAAATTCCTCCCTTTACCATAACTAATTTTTAAACTATTTTGTGTTGCATTATTAGTATTACCATTAAATCTTGATTTATTAGCACTTTTACTAGTTTTGTAATGTTAGTTTAGGAATTTGTTTCTAAAACTATTTTAAGTTATTTTCATATTGGTGTACCATTTTTTTAACCATTTCTCCACCAACTGAACCATTTTGCTTACTAGTTAGATCTCCATTATATCCCTCTTTTAGTGGAACACCTAACTCTCTAGCAGTTTCCATTTTGAATTGGTTTAATTTACCTTTAGCTTCTGGAACTAAAGTTTTGTTTGAGTATGATGCCA
The nucleotide sequence above comes from Hathewaya histolytica. Encoded proteins:
- a CDS encoding endonuclease NucS domain-containing protein, which produces MKNNKKIRNKENLLTLDNYLRDFIVENLDTINIAGKALKLYEGENGESGIALNTDVGVIDVLATDEEEHFVVFHIRLNKANEGTIGQTLKYMGWVKNELAKEKKVLGIIVAKEFDKNLKYAVTQVENVNLFQYKLDFNIGPAEIN
- the mnmH gene encoding tRNA 2-selenouridine(34) synthase MnmH; amino-acid sequence: MLQLIEYSDIKEGDLLIDVRSPKEYEEYKINGALNIPILDNEERKIVGTLYKEDVEKAKIEGVNIGSKKLSMIFEEVLKLQKSNKRLVFYCARGGMRSGILASMLGALGLKVYKVQGGYKAYRKYIIEELPKLNENINYIVLHGNTGVGKTKILKFLHSLGCDILDLEGCANHRGSILGGVGLSRIETQKQFESNVYDSLKNINSKFVFVEAESRRIGNVFIPDYIHDKMKLGKHIFVDASLEFRINVILEEYLKESNAKEEILQCLEKLERYISKENINRYKYLIENGNYHDVVGELMEKYYDPMYTHTSNNYDYSLELEVKSIEDASTQIYNFYKNNFK
- a CDS encoding M16 family metallopeptidase, which gives rise to MKRVIFKNGLRFIYKHVENNLTSFAVSFEAGANVEINEKEYGIAHVAEHMVYKGTKNYTEEEINKKLDELFGFNNAMTNYPYVVYYGTLLSQDFAEGFELYSDIILNPTFPNKGFKEEIDVICEELKEWKEDTHQFCEDELLYNSFDRRRIKERIIGKEDILKTITLNQVKDFYNKFYRADNCVISVVSSLEFERVFDIINSIYGNWYNVLEEKSKCIEEKNIYENNNEGIYVKNIDGLEGAKVQILFPIDSLSDDEVKALRIFNVAFGEGTSGILYDEIRTKNALAYEVGTTIKNEKGIKVYKIFLGTSKSKTMQSISIIKNKIEEIKQNKGFFTKEKVDTLIKSLELKRAIALEKSIQQSVSLSVYEIMYGECGEKLIDREYILENSYNSPLYLELRNLKEIDEDMILKVINKVFQNDTIQILA
- a CDS encoding TIM barrel protein; translation: MENLLFGISGLPIGDGKTKFTYKTGISYLKSIGLDAMELPFIRSINITDKNKDGVLESKENNKLYLSAHGSYFINLNSDEEEKIDKSIERIINGAEALKKVKGRSLIFHPGYYLKDSAEETFNTIKDNLKRLPDLGVTYRLETTGKPTQFGSLEELVEICKEVKTCGLCIDFSHIHARYNGCLKTYDDFKNILQHIKDNLGSEALSDLHMHISGINYGEKGEKNHLPLLESDFKYMECMKALKDFNVKGCIICESPILEKDALLLKEYYMSL
- the recJ gene encoding single-stranded-DNA-specific exonuclease RecJ, producing MQSIWTIKKINGDLTPLVKRTGIDPLFIKILINRGIKDEKDILKFFKGDLDSLYEPYLMKDMEKGISIIKNAIERERCIAVYGDYDVDGVSSTVILYKGLKRCGAKVKYHVPDREDEGYGMSIERIKKLKDEGVEVIITCDNGISALEEVKYAVGLGMEVVVTDHHQPPFNQLENGEKEYILPNAHAVINPNRRDCEYPFKLLCGATISYKFIQALYRLFNINNNETYELLQYAAIASVCDVVDLIDENRIIVKEGLKLINKTESIGLKALLKSIGILDKEVKAYNIGFQIGPCINATGRLETAALAIELFLCEDEKKAEYLANNLYELNKKRKDMTSENVEAIIKELNLKTDSTDKVIVIYRKEVHESIAGIVAGRVKEHFNLPTIVLTDGKEMPKGSARSIEEYNMFEELFKCKDLLHKFGGHPMAAGLSIEEENIDKLRETLNANCSLEENDIMPKVKLDSTLPRNFNNSKFMAYLEILEPYGKGNSKPLFGEKNIEVLKLSLIGKNKNVLKMNLKVGYDILSAIMFNNIDSFMESIRRNYGEDILQSLLNQEVRGVYMDFVFSLDINNFLGKKSVQLIIKDFRIEK
- a CDS encoding alpha/beta-type small acid-soluble spore protein, whose amino-acid sequence is MARNKNLVPEARQGLNNFKMETAKELGVNFTEYNGDLTSKECGSVGGEMVKKMVEQYERNL
- a CDS encoding alpha/beta-type small acid-soluble spore protein; translation: MASYSNKTLVPEAKGKLNQFKMETARELGVPLKEGYNGDLTSKQNGSVGGEMVKKMVHQYENNLK